The following coding sequences lie in one Notolabrus celidotus isolate fNotCel1 chromosome 20, fNotCel1.pri, whole genome shotgun sequence genomic window:
- the c20h16orf72 gene encoding UPF0472 protein C16orf72 homolog yields the protein MEEKKEDGDSEIQEHGPEHWFSKWERQCLAEAEQREPSEEEADNDQDKLWHLFQNCATAVAQLYKDRVCHQQGLSLWVPFQNSATAVTNLYKESVEAHQKSFDRGIQIGHQRRNKDMLAWVKKRRRTIRREDLISFLCGKAPPHRSSRANTRLAMVAPSRANSPAETGSSVEADLQPFREAIALHGLSGAMASISVRSGAPGSPTHVSGSSSNGGAAGGGGSSGSGPVCRSRRNGLQDVDLNTFISEEMALHLDSTGSASSGGGGTRKRNSTQCSDVITDSPTHKRNRMI from the exons atggaggagaagaaggaagacGGCGACTCGGAGATACAGGAACACGGACCCGAGCACTGGTTCTCAAAATGGGAGCGGCAGTGTTTGGCCGAAGCGGAGCAAAGGGAACCGAGCGAGGAGGAGGCCGACAACGACCAGGATAAACTGTGGCACCTTTTCCAAAACTGTGCCACTGCTGTGGCTCAGCTATACAAAG ATAGAGTATGTCACCAGCAGGGCCTGTCACTGTGGGTGCCATTTCAGAACTCTGCCACAGCAGTCACCAACCTCTACAAAG AGAGCGTGGAGGCCCATCAAAAGAGCTTCGACCGGGGCATCCAGATAGGACACCAACGACGCAATAAG GACATGTTGGCCTGGGTGAAAAAGCGCCGGAGAACCATCCGAAGGGAGGATCTTATCAGCTTTCTCTGCGGCAAAGCACCACCACACAGGAGTAGCAGGGCCAACACCCGGCTGGCCATGGTGGCCCCCAGCCGGGCCAACTCACCCGCCGAGACTGGGTCCTCTGTGGAAGCAGACCTCCAGCCCTTCAGGGAGGCCATAGCTCTGCACG GTCTGAGCGGAGCCATGGCGAGCATCAGTGTGCGCTCCGGCGCTCCAGGGTCTCCGACACACGTGAGCGGGAGCAGCAGTAACGGAGGCGCCGCGGGCGGAGGCGGCTCCTCCGGCTCGGGGCCGGTGTGCCGCAGCAGGCGTAACGGGCTCCAAGACGTTGACCTGAACACTTTCATCTCAGAGGAAATGGCCCTGCATCTAGACTCTACAGGCTCCGCCTCCTCTGGAGGGGGAGGAACCAGGAAACGAAACTCCACCCAGTGTAGTGATGTCATCACAGACTCCCCTACGCACAAACGCAACAGGATGATCTGA
- the dctn5 gene encoding dynactin subunit 5, producing the protein MELSEILYNKAEYIETASGNKVSRQSVLCGSQNIVLNGKTIVMNDCIIRGDLANVRVGRHCVVKSRSVIRPPFKKFSKGVAFFPLHIGDHVFIEEDCVVNAAQIGSYVHIGKNCVIGRRCVLKDCCKILDNTVLPPETVVPPFTVFSGCPGLFSGELPECTQDLMIDVTKSYYQKFLPLSQI; encoded by the exons ATGGAGTTATCAGAGATCCTCTACAATAAGGCGGAGTACATTGAAACG GCTTCAGGAAACAAAGTGAGCAGACAGTCGGTGCTGTGTGGGAGTCAGAACATCGTCCTGAATGGGAAA ACTATTGTGATGAATGACTGCATCATCAGAGGGGACCTGGCTAATGTCAGGGTGGGCAGACACTGTGTGGTGAAGAGCAGGAGTGTCATCAGACCACCCTTCAAGAAGTTCAGTAAAGG AGTTGCATTTTTCCCGCTGCACATCGGTGATCACGTCTTCATCGAAGAAGACTGCGTGGTCAACGCAGCGCAGATCGGTTCCTACGTCCACATTGGAAAGAACTGTGTCATA ggtCGCCGCTGTGTGCTGAAGGACTGCTGCAAGATCTTAGACAACACCGTGCTCCCTCCTGAAACAGTGGTGCCCCCTTTCACCGTCTTCTCTGGATGTCCAG gtctgtTCTCAGGTGAGCTCCCAGAGTGTACGCAGGACCTGATGATCGACGTAACCAAGAGCTACTACCAGAAGTTTCTGCCCCTCAGTCAGATCTGA
- the ndufab1b gene encoding NADH:ubiquinone oxidoreductase subunit AB1b: MASRVLLQCVRSLSRPSLRLSSAHPALRVSVVPSAATHRPVSFAAASRRTRWLGQSPIPSVGVQCRQYGDLPPLTVDSIKERVMCVLKLYDKINPEKLVTTSHFMKDLGLDSLDQVEIIMAMEDEFGFEIPDAEAEKLMSPEEIVQYIADKKDVYE, from the exons ATGGCGTCCCGCGTCCTGCTGCAGTGTGTCCGCTCCCTCTCCCGGCCCTCGCTGAGGCTGTCCTCCGCCCACCCGGCCCTCAGGGTCTCTGTGGTCCCCTCAGCAGCGACCCACCGACCCGTCTCCTTCGCCGCAGCTAGCCGGAGGACGCGGTGGCTGGGACAGAGCCCG ATCCCCTCAGTAGGCGTGCAGTGCCGACAGTATGGAGACCTGCCCCCCCTCACCGTAGACTCCATCAAAGAGCGCGTCATGTGCGTCCTGAAGCTCTACGACAAGATCAACCCTGAGAAG ctggtgACAACCTCCCACTTCATGAAAGACCTCGGGCTGGACAGCTTGGACCAGGTGGAGATCATCATGGCCATGGAGGATGAGTTTG GCTTTGAAATCCCCGACGCAGAAGCAGAAAAGTTGATGAGTCCTGAGGAGATTGTACAATACATCGCAGACAAGAAAGACGtttatgaataa